A region of Catenibacterium mitsuokai DNA encodes the following proteins:
- a CDS encoding phage tail family protein, with product MSDKEYRTIKCTNMSGYSIIFTETSLSPFVITDCDGLYESQYNVNIQENGNSDGATILGHTMKYRNIVLEVVDNERYANHREMLDRLFSLDGTLEYDDGTHKRKIDYTVEKVTGTDGTHYKRTHQISLICADPYFKDIEDNDISMSRIVPLFEFPHEFTTEEISRIEIVQNLEIDNQNGSETGMTITIEAIGSVLNPSISIQESGEHMTIGISGKKDFTLESGQKLIITTLVDDCHVYLLKDRKKEEVNMYLPTSADFIRLQPGINHIGYTADSGAENMTVSISFKRNYVEA from the coding sequence ATGAGTGATAAAGAATACAGAACGATAAAGTGTACAAATATGTCCGGTTATTCAATTATTTTTACAGAAACATCACTCTCTCCTTTTGTAATCACTGACTGTGATGGATTGTATGAGTCACAGTACAATGTGAACATCCAGGAAAACGGCAATTCAGATGGAGCTACCATTCTTGGGCACACAATGAAATACAGAAACATTGTATTAGAAGTTGTTGATAATGAGCGCTATGCTAATCATAGAGAGATGCTTGATAGGCTTTTCTCTCTTGATGGCACGCTTGAATACGATGATGGCACACATAAAAGAAAGATAGACTATACAGTAGAGAAAGTAACCGGTACAGATGGCACGCATTATAAAAGAACACATCAGATATCCCTTATCTGCGCTGATCCTTATTTCAAGGACATAGAGGATAACGACATAAGCATGTCAAGAATCGTGCCACTTTTTGAATTCCCTCATGAATTTACAACAGAGGAAATATCAAGAATAGAAATAGTACAGAATCTAGAGATAGATAATCAAAACGGCTCTGAAACAGGCATGACTATTACTATTGAGGCTATAGGAAGTGTTTTAAATCCTTCAATTTCAATCCAGGAATCAGGGGAGCACATGACTATAGGCATTTCTGGCAAGAAGGATTTTACATTAGAAAGTGGGCAAAAACTTATTATCACAACGCTTGTAGATGACTGTCATGTCTATCTTTTAAAGGATAGAAAAAAGGAAGAAGTAAATATGTATCTTCCTACATCTGCAGATTTCATACGACTGCAGCCAGGGATTAATCATATAGGATATACAGCAGATTCAGGTGCTGAGAATATGACTGTATCAATCTCATTTAAAAGAAACTATGTGGAGGCCTAA
- a CDS encoding phage tail protein yields the protein MAKQNGTDLGKAYVQIVPSAQGIKASIQEVMGKPLEEQADKSGATFGSMLVSKIKGAITIAGIGKFLSASLTEGGALQQSIGGIETLFGNSANVIKKAAQTAFKDAGVSANTYMEQTTSFAASLVSSCGGNTAKAAEIAKRAMVDMSDNANKMGTDLQDIQNAYQGFAKQNYTMLDNLKLGYGGTKTEMERLIKDASTYKDSQEKLNVSVKDGDMSFSNIANAISVVQDHMKISGTTAEEASTTLTGSFGMVKASVKDLLGALSTGDGVWRTFENTVSSLGTFIGGNLLPMLGNIGSSIVSVLTESFSNMPGILDAVQKFASNIAAQAPQFIKSGFELLNKLADGIVSALPVMIAKIPTIISTFANIINDNAPTILICGIKLIGKLALGLIQAIPTLIANIPKIIMAIVNVWSAFNWLQLGKMAITGLGNGIKALFGFLKGTGKEALDTVLINIMILPEKLGSLGGKGIHGLINGIKSLFGALGSAAGKIFEIIVKALASLPSKMLSIGKNIVEGIWKGIWNMGGWIAKKIGDFAGGIVKSFKGFLGIHSPSRIMRDMVGRFIGEGIGVGILGSFDTVRKDIAAFNDSLIDEFNKSDSLGASMTFNAVREVKMQLINEGFDKPHNEDRNGDIYQTINITAPDAVDPSEVSRQTRNANRELIQRLKGA from the coding sequence ATGGCAAAACAGAATGGAACTGATTTAGGCAAGGCCTATGTGCAGATTGTTCCGTCTGCTCAGGGCATTAAGGCATCCATCCAGGAGGTCATGGGGAAACCTCTTGAGGAACAGGCAGACAAGAGTGGCGCAACTTTCGGAAGTATGCTGGTCTCTAAAATCAAGGGTGCTATAACTATAGCTGGAATAGGCAAGTTTCTCAGTGCCTCACTGACTGAAGGAGGCGCACTCCAGCAGTCCATAGGAGGCATTGAGACGCTCTTTGGCAATAGTGCAAATGTGATTAAAAAAGCAGCACAGACAGCATTTAAGGATGCAGGTGTTTCAGCAAATACTTATATGGAACAGACCACATCATTTGCGGCTTCATTGGTATCTTCATGCGGTGGAAATACTGCAAAGGCAGCGGAAATTGCGAAAAGGGCAATGGTTGACATGTCCGACAACGCAAATAAAATGGGGACTGATCTACAGGATATACAGAATGCCTATCAGGGCTTTGCAAAGCAGAACTATACGATGCTTGATAACCTGAAACTCGGGTATGGCGGAACCAAGACGGAAATGGAAAGACTTATAAAAGATGCATCTACATATAAGGATTCCCAGGAAAAACTAAATGTATCAGTTAAAGATGGTGATATGTCGTTTAGTAATATTGCGAATGCAATTTCTGTAGTACAGGACCACATGAAAATCAGTGGAACGACCGCAGAAGAAGCAAGTACTACTCTTACCGGTTCTTTTGGAATGGTCAAGGCATCAGTTAAGGACCTTCTTGGTGCACTTTCTACTGGTGATGGTGTATGGCGTACATTCGAAAATACTGTTTCATCATTAGGCACATTTATAGGCGGTAATCTGCTTCCAATGCTTGGAAATATTGGCAGTTCAATTGTCAGCGTACTGACTGAATCTTTCAGCAATATGCCGGGAATATTGGATGCTGTTCAAAAGTTTGCAAGTAATATTGCAGCACAGGCACCTCAGTTCATAAAAAGCGGTTTTGAACTTCTCAATAAATTGGCTGATGGCATCGTTTCAGCTCTTCCTGTGATGATTGCAAAAATTCCGACGATCATAAGCACTTTTGCCAATATCATCAATGATAATGCACCAACCATTTTGATTTGTGGTATTAAACTAATTGGCAAATTAGCACTTGGATTGATACAAGCAATACCGACATTGATTGCGAATATTCCAAAAATCATTATGGCTATTGTAAACGTTTGGAGTGCATTTAATTGGCTTCAACTTGGAAAAATGGCCATCACTGGTCTAGGAAATGGAATCAAAGCATTATTCGGATTCCTGAAGGGTACAGGAAAAGAGGCATTAGATACTGTATTGATTAATATTATGATATTGCCTGAAAAACTTGGCTCTTTAGGTGGCAAAGGTATACATGGATTGATTAATGGTATTAAATCATTATTCGGCGCTTTAGGCAGTGCAGCAGGAAAGATTTTTGAAATCATTGTGAAAGCACTTGCTTCTCTTCCATCAAAGATGCTATCCATCGGAAAGAATATTGTCGAAGGTATCTGGAAGGGTATTTGGAACATGGGAGGATGGATTGCTAAGAAGATTGGAGACTTTGCGGGCGGTATCGTCAAAAGCTTTAAAGGATTCCTTGGCATCCACTCTCCTTCTAGAATCATGAGGGATATGGTCGGCAGATTCATCGGTGAAGGTATTGGTGTCGGAATTCTAGGTTCATTTGATACCGTCAGAAAGGATATAGCAGCATTCAATGATTCACTTATTGATGAATTCAATAAATCTGACAGTCTTGGCGCTTCAATGACTTTCAATGCTGTAAGAGAAGTCAAGATGCAGCTAATCAATGAAGGATTTGATAAACCGCATAATGAAGATAGAAATGGAGATATCTATCAGACAATCAACATTACAGCGCCTGACGCTGTAGATCCATCTGAGGTATCAAGACAAACAAGAAATGCAAATAGAGAATTGATTCAGAGACTGAAAGGAGCATGA